Proteins encoded in a region of the uncultured Paludibaculum sp. genome:
- the purL gene encoding phosphoribosylformylglycinamidine synthase subunit PurL, whose amino-acid sequence MSQITPEVVAAHSITPDEYQRIIAILGREPNLTELGIFSVMWSEHCSYKSSRVHLKKLPTRSKLVVCGPGENAGILNIGPDAEGHNWCIAYKIESHNHPSFIEPFQGAATGVGGILRDIFTMGARPIAVMDALRFGSLDDVENGIRNRHILEGVVSGIAHYGNCFGVPTVGGETVFEPSYAGNPLVNVFALGVFREDQIFYGKAAGIGNPVIYVGAKTGRDGIHGATMASGEFTEDSMQKRPNVQVGDPFMEKLLLEACLEAMKTGAIAGIQDMGAAGLTCSTCEMGSRAGTGIEIDLAYVPQRETGMTPYEIMLSESQERMLLVAYKGRENEVLDVFKKWGLDARIVGEVKDDGMMRVRNHGEIVAEIPSRPLADEAPLYNRPFTKPLRNVPMEAPVFASADLNADLLALAGSMDLCDKRWIWEQYDYTVRTNTVQGPGGDAAIVRVKENGTSIAMSLDGNGRYTFLDPREGAKLMVAECCRNLACVGAQPIGATNNLNFGNPERPEIMAQLVEAIEGMADACTFFETPITGGNVSLYNETLGDPIFPSPVLGIVGLMKTEMPVRISFLNTDRAIYLVGGVGASDEVRMGGTQYAKQVVKELWGLPPALDMDFEKRVHTVVRAAVSGGLAESAHDLSDGGLAWGLAESTFGNDIGAEIDLDSDLRPELLLFHEGPSRVVISTADGAALERIAAEQGVPVLKIGRTAGHTLVIRNRGAVLIETPVRTVRERWATALEALLHDDVRV is encoded by the coding sequence ATGAGCCAGATCACCCCGGAAGTCGTCGCGGCGCATTCCATCACCCCCGACGAATACCAGCGGATCATTGCCATTCTCGGACGCGAGCCCAATCTCACCGAACTCGGCATATTCAGCGTGATGTGGAGCGAGCACTGCTCCTACAAGAGTTCTCGAGTGCATCTGAAGAAGCTGCCGACGCGGTCGAAGCTGGTGGTGTGCGGGCCGGGCGAAAACGCCGGCATCCTCAACATCGGGCCGGACGCGGAAGGGCACAACTGGTGCATCGCCTATAAGATCGAGTCGCACAACCATCCCAGCTTCATCGAGCCCTTCCAGGGCGCGGCGACGGGCGTGGGCGGCATTCTTCGCGATATCTTCACCATGGGCGCGCGGCCCATCGCCGTGATGGACGCGTTGCGCTTCGGATCGCTGGACGACGTTGAGAACGGCATCCGTAACCGGCACATTCTGGAAGGCGTGGTTTCGGGCATCGCGCACTACGGCAACTGCTTCGGCGTGCCGACGGTGGGTGGCGAGACGGTTTTTGAACCCAGTTATGCCGGCAATCCGCTGGTGAACGTGTTTGCGCTGGGTGTGTTCCGGGAAGACCAGATCTTCTACGGCAAGGCGGCGGGCATCGGCAATCCGGTGATCTACGTCGGCGCGAAGACCGGGCGGGACGGCATCCATGGCGCCACGATGGCGTCGGGCGAATTCACCGAAGACAGCATGCAGAAGCGGCCCAACGTGCAGGTGGGCGATCCGTTCATGGAGAAGCTGCTGCTGGAAGCGTGCCTGGAAGCGATGAAGACGGGCGCGATCGCGGGCATCCAGGATATGGGCGCCGCAGGACTGACCTGTTCGACCTGCGAGATGGGCAGCCGCGCCGGGACAGGCATCGAGATCGATCTGGCGTATGTGCCGCAGCGCGAGACGGGCATGACTCCGTACGAGATCATGCTGTCGGAGTCACAGGAGCGCATGCTGCTGGTGGCCTACAAGGGCCGCGAGAATGAAGTTCTGGATGTCTTCAAGAAGTGGGGCCTGGACGCGCGCATCGTCGGCGAAGTGAAAGACGACGGGATGATGCGGGTTAGGAATCACGGCGAGATCGTGGCCGAGATTCCGTCGCGCCCGCTGGCCGACGAGGCTCCGCTGTACAACCGTCCGTTCACCAAGCCGCTGCGGAATGTGCCGATGGAGGCGCCCGTGTTTGCCTCCGCGGACCTGAATGCGGATCTGCTGGCGCTGGCCGGCTCGATGGACCTGTGCGACAAGCGCTGGATCTGGGAGCAGTACGATTACACGGTCCGCACGAATACGGTGCAGGGGCCGGGCGGCGACGCGGCGATTGTCCGCGTGAAGGAAAACGGGACGTCCATCGCGATGTCGCTGGACGGCAACGGCCGGTATACGTTCCTGGATCCGAGGGAAGGCGCCAAGCTGATGGTGGCCGAGTGCTGCCGCAATCTGGCGTGCGTGGGCGCGCAGCCCATCGGCGCGACGAACAATTTGAACTTCGGCAATCCGGAGCGGCCCGAGATCATGGCGCAACTCGTTGAGGCCATTGAGGGAATGGCCGACGCCTGCACGTTCTTCGAGACGCCCATCACGGGCGGCAACGTGAGCCTCTATAACGAGACGCTGGGCGATCCGATCTTCCCTTCCCCCGTGCTGGGCATTGTGGGTCTGATGAAGACCGAGATGCCGGTTCGCATATCATTCCTCAACACGGATCGCGCCATTTATCTGGTGGGCGGCGTCGGCGCGTCCGACGAAGTTCGCATGGGTGGAACCCAATACGCCAAGCAGGTCGTCAAAGAACTGTGGGGGCTGCCGCCGGCTCTCGATATGGACTTTGAGAAACGGGTGCATACCGTGGTGCGGGCTGCCGTTTCCGGCGGGCTGGCCGAGTCGGCTCACGACTTGAGCGACGGTGGGCTGGCCTGGGGTCTGGCGGAATCGACATTTGGCAATGACATCGGGGCCGAGATCGATCTGGATAGCGATCTGCGGCCTGAGCTTCTGTTATTTCACGAAGGGCCGTCGCGGGTGGTGATTTCCACCGCCGATGGCGCAGCTTTGGAGCGCATTGCCGCCGAGCAGGGCGTTCCCGTCTTGAAGATCG
- the purQ gene encoding phosphoribosylformylglycinamidine synthase subunit PurQ: MKFGVVVFPGSNCDHDAWYAASHNLGHQAEYLWHSDTELKGSDCVILPGGFSYGDYLRCGAIAKFSPIMAAVKKFAAEGGLVMGICNGFQILTESGLLPGALVRNRGLKFICKPVRLLPGTLNSPFTNCLEPDRALTFPIAHGEGCYTADEHTLDELEAEDRIAFRYVENPNGSQRDIAGVLNAQRNVLGLMPHPERATETLMGSTDGLGVFHSLVNAFATHK; this comes from the coding sequence ATGAAATTCGGCGTCGTTGTCTTCCCCGGCAGCAATTGTGATCACGACGCCTGGTACGCCGCGAGCCATAATCTCGGCCACCAGGCTGAGTATCTGTGGCATAGCGACACAGAGCTAAAGGGATCTGATTGCGTCATCCTCCCCGGTGGTTTTTCCTACGGGGACTACCTTCGTTGTGGTGCTATCGCCAAGTTTTCGCCCATCATGGCGGCTGTAAAGAAATTTGCGGCCGAGGGCGGGCTGGTGATGGGCATCTGTAACGGATTCCAGATTCTCACCGAGTCGGGCTTGCTGCCCGGCGCTTTGGTCCGCAATCGCGGGCTGAAGTTCATCTGCAAGCCGGTGCGACTGCTGCCCGGCACCCTCAATTCCCCCTTTACTAACTGCCTGGAACCGGACCGGGCTCTCACCTTCCCCATCGCGCATGGTGAGGGCTGCTATACCGCCGATGAGCACACGCTGGACGAGTTGGAGGCCGAAGATCGCATCGCCTTCCGTTACGTCGAGAATCCCAACGGGTCTCAACGCGACATCGCCGGTGTACTCAACGCGCAACGCAATGTTCTGGGCCTCATGCCCCACCCCGAACGGGCCACGGAAACGCTGATGGGTTCGACCGACGGACTCGGTGTTTTCCACTCCCTAGTCAACGCTTTCGCCACTCACAAATAA
- a CDS encoding small ribosomal subunit Rsm22 family protein: protein MLTASIPQALREALQLEASDFKGSDLAAAAASLSTAYRSGLPARLDSAVARAAYIITRLPATFGALSSSLRELPFAPESWLDLGSGPGTATWLARCPLTLVDQNPGWQEFVDAHWVEADLRRLPASIEPHDLVTICYALNELSERDRQRLIAEAWSLAKRALLILEPGTKPGFEIVSAARTQLLAAGAHIQSPCPHPGPCPMAADDWCHFAVRVERTREHRIAKGGSLNYEDEKFSYVLVMKEPAQPAAARVVRHPNTHPHLIEISLCTPSAGIQLARIKKRDKLNWKQARKADWGGPWEDLGNG from the coding sequence ATGTTAACAGCCTCAATTCCTCAAGCTCTGCGTGAAGCCCTTCAGCTAGAAGCCTCTGATTTCAAAGGATCTGATCTGGCGGCCGCGGCCGCCTCCCTGTCCACCGCCTACCGCTCGGGCCTGCCCGCCCGCCTCGACTCCGCCGTGGCCCGCGCAGCCTACATCATCACCCGTCTCCCGGCCACTTTCGGCGCCCTTTCCTCCTCGCTCCGCGAACTCCCCTTTGCGCCGGAATCCTGGCTGGACCTTGGCTCCGGTCCCGGCACCGCAACCTGGCTGGCCCGGTGTCCTCTTACCCTCGTCGATCAGAACCCCGGCTGGCAGGAATTCGTCGACGCCCACTGGGTCGAAGCCGACCTGCGCCGCCTGCCGGCCTCCATCGAGCCCCACGACCTCGTCACCATCTGCTATGCCCTCAATGAGTTGAGCGAGCGCGACCGCCAGCGCCTCATTGCCGAAGCATGGTCCCTTGCCAAGCGCGCACTGCTCATCCTCGAACCCGGTACCAAACCCGGCTTCGAGATCGTCAGCGCCGCCCGCACTCAACTTCTGGCTGCTGGCGCCCACATTCAGTCCCCTTGCCCACATCCCGGCCCATGCCCCATGGCCGCCGACGACTGGTGCCACTTCGCCGTCCGCGTCGAACGCACCCGCGAACACCGCATCGCCAAGGGCGGATCGCTCAACTACGAAGACGAAAAGTTCTCGTACGTCCTCGTCATGAAAGAACCGGCTCAACCCGCGGCGGCGCGCGTCGTCCGGCACCCCAACACCCATCCCCACCTCATCGAGATCTCCCTCTGTACTCCATCCGCCGGCATCCAGTTGGCGCGCATCAAAAAGAGGGACAAGCTCAACTGGAAACAGGCCCGCAAAGCGGATTGGGGCGGCCCGTGGGAGGATCTCGGCAATGGCTGA
- the pdxH gene encoding pyridoxamine 5'-phosphate oxidase — protein sequence MADNTADLARLRVDYSGLDLDENTVHSDPFEQFRLWFDQVLASGLKEPNAMALATAGPDGAPSCRMVLLKAFDARGFVFFTNYGSSKGREIETNPRAALAFYWAELERQVRVSGSVTRVTPAESDEYFAVRPPLARIGAAASPQSRVIPGRAWLEQAVGTLQGLHPEGDIPRPVEWGGYRVQPASFEFWQGRRNRLHDRILYTRTDEMWKIARLSP from the coding sequence ATGGCTGACAATACAGCCGACCTGGCGCGCCTGCGTGTGGACTACTCAGGACTGGATCTCGATGAAAACACAGTGCACTCTGATCCGTTCGAGCAGTTCCGCCTCTGGTTTGACCAAGTCTTGGCCAGCGGCCTGAAAGAGCCCAACGCCATGGCCTTGGCTACTGCCGGTCCTGACGGCGCACCCAGTTGCCGCATGGTCTTGCTGAAGGCTTTCGACGCCCGCGGCTTTGTGTTCTTTACAAACTACGGCAGTAGCAAGGGACGAGAGATCGAAACCAACCCAAGGGCCGCCCTGGCTTTCTACTGGGCGGAACTGGAGCGCCAGGTTCGAGTCTCGGGCAGCGTCACGCGGGTCACCCCCGCGGAGTCGGACGAGTACTTTGCCGTCCGGCCTCCGCTCGCCCGCATTGGCGCCGCCGCCTCCCCGCAAAGCCGCGTCATTCCCGGCCGCGCCTGGCTTGAACAGGCCGTCGGAACGCTGCAAGGCCTACACCCCGAAGGGGATATCCCCCGGCCAGTGGAGTGGGGCGGCTACCGCGTCCAGCCTGCGTCGTTCGAATTCTGGCAGGGCCGGCGTAACCGCCTCCATGACCGCATCCTCTACACTCGGACGGACGAGATGTGGAAAATCGCCCGACTTTCGCCCTAA
- the lolA gene encoding outer membrane lipoprotein chaperone LolA, which yields MASARDLQQVLKSVEQRYNRAATLEVRFEQRYLAQGRATRLESGDLSLRKPGRMRWNYANPAGKVFVSDGKWIWFFSPTENRAERSQLKNADDFRAPLAFLLGKLDFRRDFSQFEFKEVGGDANIVAHAKNDRLPYTQVEFTVTPENVIRRLVVTGVDATVMEFRFTGERLNPPLSDALFRYSPPKGVEIVEAND from the coding sequence TTGGCGTCCGCTCGCGACCTCCAGCAAGTCCTCAAATCGGTGGAGCAACGCTACAACCGCGCCGCCACGCTGGAGGTCCGCTTCGAGCAGCGATACCTGGCCCAGGGCCGCGCCACCCGTCTGGAAAGCGGCGACCTATCCCTGCGTAAGCCCGGCCGCATGCGTTGGAACTACGCAAACCCGGCCGGTAAGGTCTTCGTCAGCGACGGCAAGTGGATCTGGTTCTTCTCGCCCACGGAAAATCGCGCTGAGCGCAGCCAGCTCAAGAACGCCGACGACTTCCGAGCCCCCCTCGCCTTCCTCCTCGGCAAACTCGACTTCCGGCGCGACTTCAGCCAGTTCGAATTCAAGGAAGTCGGCGGAGACGCCAACATCGTCGCCCACGCCAAAAACGACCGTTTGCCTTACACTCAGGTCGAATTCACGGTGACGCCGGAGAACGTCATTCGCCGCCTGGTGGTCACCGGCGTCGATGCCACCGTCATGGAGTTCCGATTTACCGGCGAGCGCCTCAACCCGCCGTTGAGTGATGCCCTGTTCCGCTACAGCCCGCCCAAGGGTGTGGAGATCGTCGAGGCGAACGACTAA
- a CDS encoding type II secretion system F family protein, whose protein sequence is MPEFALKYADARGEIKQQVMEAGSEQEIRDRLSQQGYLVYSVKPRSALGGISGLGGRSKKLDVEKFLIFNQQFVTLFRAGLPILKCLDLLGDRLTDSKLSPIVQDIRDDVKKGSMLSDAFKRQEIFPAIYTTSIMAGEKSGALGEVLERYVNYQRLSLAVRKKIILSLLYPSILITLVILLVIFLITFVVPRFASLYATTNAQLPGPTRFLMAVGSAAESYILVGAITVFSAVVGLRFYLRTEQGKAASDRIKMRTPILGEIWSKYQVAQLARLLSTLLTGGIPLVQGMETAAQSVGSPLLKRALAKAQKMVREGQPLSGALASTGIVPPLAIDMIEVGESTGALPAMLNSVAEFYEDDVNTRMQASLSLIEPAIMIFMGCFVAFVLVSLYLPIFSLADSFG, encoded by the coding sequence ATGCCGGAGTTTGCTCTCAAGTACGCCGACGCGCGCGGCGAAATTAAGCAGCAGGTGATGGAGGCCGGCAGCGAGCAGGAGATCCGCGATCGCCTCTCGCAGCAGGGCTACCTCGTCTACTCTGTCAAGCCGCGCTCCGCTCTCGGAGGCATCTCCGGGCTCGGCGGCCGTTCCAAGAAGCTCGACGTTGAGAAGTTCCTCATCTTCAATCAGCAGTTCGTCACGCTGTTTCGCGCCGGCTTGCCCATTCTGAAGTGCCTTGACCTGCTGGGCGACCGCCTCACCGATTCCAAGCTCAGCCCCATCGTCCAGGACATCCGCGACGACGTCAAGAAGGGCTCCATGCTCTCCGACGCCTTCAAACGCCAGGAGATCTTTCCCGCTATCTACACCACCTCCATCATGGCGGGCGAGAAGTCCGGCGCCCTGGGCGAAGTGCTGGAGCGCTATGTCAACTATCAGCGGCTCTCCCTGGCGGTCCGCAAGAAGATCATCCTCTCGCTGCTCTATCCGTCCATCCTGATCACGCTGGTCATCCTTCTCGTCATCTTCCTCATCACATTTGTCGTGCCGCGCTTCGCGTCGCTCTACGCCACCACCAACGCGCAACTGCCGGGCCCCACCCGCTTCCTGATGGCCGTCGGTTCGGCCGCCGAGAGCTACATCCTGGTCGGGGCCATCACCGTCTTCTCGGCTGTCGTCGGCCTACGTTTCTATCTGCGGACGGAGCAGGGCAAAGCCGCTTCTGACCGGATCAAGATGCGCACGCCCATCCTGGGTGAGATCTGGAGCAAATACCAGGTGGCCCAACTGGCGCGCCTGCTCTCCACTCTTCTCACCGGCGGCATCCCGCTGGTGCAGGGCATGGAGACGGCGGCCCAGTCCGTCGGCAGTCCTCTGCTGAAACGCGCGCTCGCCAAGGCTCAGAAGATGGTCAGGGAAGGTCAGCCTCTGTCCGGCGCCCTGGCCTCCACCGGCATCGTCCCGCCCCTCGCCATTGACATGATTGAGGTGGGCGAATCCACCGGCGCCCTGCCGGCCATGCTCAACAGCGTTGCCGAATTCTATGAGGACGACGTGAATACACGCATGCAGGCTTCGCTCTCGCTGATTGAGCCCGCCATCATGATCTTCATGGGCTGCTTCGTGGCCTTCGTACTGGTCTCTCTCTACCTGCCAATCTTCTCGCTGGCAGACTCCTTCGGCTGA
- a CDS encoding GspE/PulE family protein, translating to MATDVIRSIDPQSEIELARKLALRYRCEFVDLKAAKIDNDLFKSIPVDLMFRYNFVPLEATDGSLAIALADPRHLNLIDELSILLKKKLSVKVATLSQIADLLKKTEQSQRVLEEITEGFALDVVGDDENADETLSIEKLTAQDSEIAPVIKLVDTTIFNALERRASDIHIETRDQEVAIKYRIDGVLHYAMPPIAKDWHSTIISRIKVMSELDIAERRIPQDGRFRVRYKGRLIDFRVSIMPTIHGEDAVLRVLDKESMSEKFAKLSLDVVGFSDADINRFRRFIKEPYGMVLVTGPTGSGKTTTLYAALSEIKNDEDKIITIEDPVEYQLKGITQIPVNDKKGLTFARGLRSILRHDPDKVMVGEIRDQETAQIAINAALTGHLVFTTVHANNVLDVLGRFLNMGVEAYNFVSALNCILAQRLVRVICEHCKKQVHYDDAFLVESGLDPNVWRDVPMYEGNGCFECGGTGFRGRSAIHELLDLSEKIRELILEKRPATEIKRQAKEEGMMFLRESAIQKVKLGVTTLREINKVTFIEG from the coding sequence ATGGCGACAGACGTTATCCGAAGTATCGATCCCCAAAGCGAAATCGAACTGGCACGCAAGCTCGCCTTGCGCTACCGCTGCGAATTTGTTGACCTCAAGGCCGCCAAGATCGATAACGACCTCTTCAAGTCGATCCCCGTCGACCTGATGTTCCGCTACAACTTCGTCCCGCTGGAAGCCACCGACGGAAGCCTGGCCATCGCTCTCGCCGATCCCCGCCACCTGAACCTGATCGACGAGCTCTCCATCCTGCTCAAGAAGAAGCTCAGCGTCAAAGTGGCCACGCTGTCGCAGATCGCCGACCTCCTCAAGAAGACCGAACAGTCGCAACGCGTTCTCGAAGAGATCACCGAAGGCTTCGCGCTCGATGTCGTGGGCGACGACGAGAACGCCGACGAGACGCTCTCCATAGAGAAACTCACGGCCCAGGACAGCGAGATCGCGCCAGTCATCAAGCTGGTCGATACCACCATCTTCAACGCCCTGGAACGCCGCGCGTCGGATATTCACATCGAGACCCGCGACCAGGAAGTGGCCATCAAGTACCGCATCGACGGCGTGCTGCACTACGCCATGCCGCCCATTGCCAAGGATTGGCACTCGACCATCATCAGCCGTATCAAGGTCATGTCGGAGCTCGATATCGCCGAGCGCCGCATCCCCCAGGACGGCCGTTTCCGCGTGCGTTACAAGGGCCGCCTCATCGATTTCCGCGTCTCCATCATGCCGACGATCCACGGCGAAGACGCGGTGCTCCGCGTCCTCGACAAGGAGTCGATGAGCGAGAAGTTCGCCAAGCTCAGTCTCGACGTGGTCGGCTTCTCAGACGCCGACATCAATCGTTTCCGCCGCTTCATCAAAGAGCCTTACGGCATGGTGCTCGTCACCGGACCCACCGGCTCAGGCAAGACCACCACTCTCTACGCCGCGCTCAGCGAGATCAAGAACGACGAAGACAAGATCATCACCATCGAGGACCCGGTCGAATACCAGCTCAAGGGCATCACGCAGATCCCGGTCAATGACAAAAAGGGCCTCACCTTCGCCCGCGGCCTGCGCAGCATCCTGCGCCACGATCCCGACAAGGTGATGGTGGGCGAGATCCGCGACCAGGAGACCGCCCAGATCGCCATCAACGCCGCCCTCACCGGCCACCTCGTCTTCACCACCGTCCACGCCAACAACGTGCTCGACGTGCTGGGCCGCTTCCTCAACATGGGCGTCGAGGCCTACAACTTCGTCTCCGCCCTGAACTGCATTCTGGCCCAGCGCCTGGTGCGCGTCATCTGCGAGCATTGCAAGAAACAAGTTCACTACGACGATGCATTCCTGGTGGAAAGCGGACTCGATCCCAACGTGTGGCGCGACGTGCCTATGTATGAGGGCAACGGTTGCTTCGAATGCGGCGGCACCGGATTCCGCGGCCGTAGCGCCATTCATGAGCTGTTGGACCTTAGCGAGAAGATCCGTGAGCTGATTCTGGAGAAACGGCCCGCCACGGAGATCAAACGTCAGGCCAAGGAGGAAGGCATGATGTTCCTACGCGAGTCCGCTATTCAGAAGGTGAAGCTCGGAGTGACGACCCTGCGTGAGATCAACAAGGTGACCTTCATTGAGGGATAG
- a CDS encoding type II secretion system protein has translation MRLKRHRRQNQRGFALLLVFAMAAAAVIMLYLEMPRVAFEHERNKEALLVERGDQYVRAIQLYYKKYSKYPQTLEDLETTNNIRFLRRRYKDPMTGSDEWRLIHVDGTGQYTDSLIHKKDAEKEKSGPSVLSSNIVGVGSSAEYVDQANGQGQSAAATTRRASDRIIPGAPGASSTAPPADPAQDPSQGDPNSSRSGPATPVTPNSSQGNNPFAMPQNGQDGRAALPGSGVQPGAATNQNTAAQGQQSGTGTSSGSGGFGFGGGFGNSSSSSQSSSTTLTTSGQNSSNQNAFGGFGGSGSGSSGFGRSGSTGSSTPNSAITAIQNSLTNTNQGNNSSAFGANAQGNNGLAAGAGGLVGVASKKDMEGILVYNERTNVKEWEFVFDQKKAAAGQGQPNMQQGQQGQQGQQNQQGSSSGFSFGGGSGSSSGSSSAFGSSSSFGFGSSSGSSSSSGSSSSSGFGFGGTGTAAPGKNGGQ, from the coding sequence ATGAGACTGAAACGCCATCGCAGACAGAACCAGCGCGGCTTCGCGTTGCTGCTGGTATTCGCCATGGCGGCGGCAGCGGTAATCATGCTCTATCTCGAGATGCCCCGCGTCGCCTTCGAGCACGAGCGCAACAAGGAAGCCCTCCTGGTGGAACGCGGCGACCAGTACGTCCGCGCCATCCAGCTTTACTACAAGAAGTACTCGAAATACCCCCAGACCCTGGAAGATCTGGAGACCACCAACAACATCCGCTTCCTGCGCCGCCGCTACAAGGATCCGATGACCGGCAGTGACGAGTGGCGCCTCATTCACGTCGACGGCACCGGCCAATACACCGATTCGCTCATTCACAAGAAGGATGCCGAGAAGGAGAAGAGCGGACCCAGCGTCCTGTCTTCCAACATCGTGGGCGTGGGCTCGTCGGCCGAGTATGTCGACCAGGCCAACGGTCAGGGCCAGAGCGCCGCGGCCACCACCCGTCGCGCCAGCGATCGCATCATCCCGGGCGCGCCCGGCGCCTCTTCCACGGCCCCGCCGGCTGACCCGGCCCAGGATCCCTCCCAGGGCGACCCCAACAGCTCCCGGTCCGGACCTGCCACCCCGGTCACGCCCAATTCTTCACAGGGCAACAACCCGTTTGCCATGCCCCAGAACGGCCAGGACGGCCGCGCTGCTTTGCCCGGCAGCGGAGTCCAGCCTGGCGCCGCCACCAACCAGAACACGGCGGCGCAAGGCCAGCAAAGTGGTACCGGCACCTCCAGCGGCTCTGGCGGCTTCGGCTTTGGCGGAGGATTCGGCAACAGCAGCTCGTCCAGCCAGTCCAGTTCCACAACCTTGACCACCAGCGGCCAGAACTCCTCGAACCAGAACGCCTTCGGCGGCTTCGGAGGATCCGGTTCCGGCAGTTCCGGTTTTGGGCGCTCCGGCTCCACCGGCAGCTCCACGCCCAATTCGGCCATCACCGCAATCCAGAACAGTCTCACGAATACCAACCAGGGCAATAACAGTTCCGCCTTCGGTGCGAATGCTCAAGGCAACAACGGGTTGGCCGCGGGCGCTGGCGGCCTCGTCGGCGTCGCCAGCAAGAAGGATATGGAAGGCATCCTGGTCTACAACGAACGCACCAACGTCAAGGAATGGGAGTTCGTCTTCGACCAGAAGAAGGCCGCCGCCGGTCAGGGCCAACCAAACATGCAACAGGGGCAGCAAGGGCAGCAGGGTCAACAGAACCAGCAGGGCAGCAGTTCCGGCTTTAGTTTCGGAGGCGGCTCCGGCAGCAGCTCCGGATCTTCCAGCGCCTTCGGTTCCAGCAGCTCCTTCGGCTTCGGCAGCTCCAGTGGCTCCAGCTCCTCCTCAGGTTCGTCCTCTTCCAGCGGCTTCGGCTTTGGCGGTACCGGCACGGCTGCCCCTGGCAAGAACGGCGGACAGTAA
- a CDS encoding sigma-54 dependent transcriptional regulator: MKPVLLVVDDEEAARYAIGRLFQADFRIVEAAGVSEARQRLRTDPPEVILLDFDLPGENGLVLLKELAPDPAAPAIILITAYGGERLAVEAMKCGAYDYLAKPYDIDELRLIVNRATERQNLRHEVEHLRYARAGEGQFGRMTGSSPAMRQLFQSAERVAQSDLPVLIQGESGTGKDVLAQEIHARSPRAARRFVALNCSALPEHLVESELFGYEKGAFTGAASARAGKFEQAHQGTLFLDEIGDMAPATQAKILRAVENGAVERLGGVNPVTVNTRTVSASNRDLPQAIRDGAFREDLYYRLAAVTLWIPPLRDRRDDIPALVELFWRELRGKYSRTGPEMTRDAITRLQDQAWPGNVRELRNTLERVFVMTHGDSVTAADIAVTAAPASSKASPSLDEADYREAKRLFEIEYLTRKLRENGGNVTRTAESIGMARQSLQEKIRELGLARP, encoded by the coding sequence ATGAAGCCTGTCCTGCTGGTCGTCGACGACGAGGAAGCCGCGCGCTACGCCATCGGCCGCCTGTTCCAGGCCGACTTCCGCATCGTCGAAGCCGCCGGCGTCTCAGAGGCCCGGCAGCGTCTCCGCACCGATCCGCCCGAGGTCATCCTCCTCGACTTCGACCTACCCGGCGAAAACGGCCTCGTCCTTCTCAAGGAGCTTGCGCCCGACCCCGCCGCTCCCGCCATCATCCTCATCACGGCCTATGGTGGCGAGCGCCTCGCCGTCGAAGCCATGAAGTGCGGAGCCTACGACTACCTCGCCAAGCCCTACGACATCGACGAACTCCGCCTCATCGTCAACCGAGCCACCGAGCGCCAGAATCTGAGACATGAGGTCGAGCACCTCCGCTACGCCCGCGCCGGCGAAGGCCAGTTCGGCCGCATGACCGGCAGCAGTCCGGCCATGCGCCAACTATTCCAGTCGGCGGAACGTGTTGCCCAGAGCGATCTCCCCGTCCTCATCCAGGGCGAAAGCGGCACAGGCAAGGACGTCCTCGCCCAGGAAATCCACGCCCGCAGTCCCCGCGCGGCCCGCCGCTTCGTCGCTCTCAACTGCTCGGCGCTGCCCGAGCACCTTGTCGAAAGCGAACTCTTCGGTTACGAAAAAGGGGCCTTCACCGGGGCCGCCTCCGCCCGAGCCGGCAAGTTCGAACAGGCGCACCAGGGGACACTCTTCCTGGACGAAATCGGCGATATGGCGCCCGCCACGCAGGCCAAGATCCTGCGCGCCGTCGAGAACGGAGCTGTGGAACGCCTGGGTGGCGTCAACCCCGTGACGGTGAATACGCGCACCGTCAGCGCCTCCAATAGGGACCTGCCCCAGGCCATCCGCGACGGCGCTTTCCGCGAGGATCTTTACTACCGCCTCGCCGCCGTCACCCTTTGGATTCCGCCCCTGCGCGATCGCCGCGACGACATCCCGGCCCTCGTCGAACTCTTTTGGCGCGAGCTCCGCGGCAAGTACAGCCGCACCGGCCCCGAGATGACCCGCGACGCCATCACCCGACTCCAGGACCAGGCATGGCCCGGCAACGTGCGCGAGCTGCGCAACACCCTGGAGCGTGTCTTCGTGATGACCCACGGCGACAGCGTCACCGCCGCCGACATCGCTGTCACGGCCGCCCCTGCGTCCAGCAAGGCATCCCCCTCACTGGACGAAGCCGACTATCGCGAGGCCAAGCGTCTCTTCGAAATCGAGTACCTCACTCGCAAGCTCCGGGAGAACGGCGGCAACGTCACCCGCACCGCCGAATCCATCGGAATGGCCCGCCAGAGCTTACAGGAGAAGATCCGCGAGCTCGGCCTGGCCCGCCCGTAG